The DNA segment CACCAATAAATCATCTGCAGCCGGCGCCACCGCCCCCCCATTCCGATACTGTCGCAGACCGCGCGCCTCATTCATCCCCCCATCCTCCACCTCCTCATCCCAAAAATCAATCGCATGCCCCATTACCTCAGGCATCCGATGCCCCTTCGCCTGATAAAAAAACCGCTTCACAAACTCCACGCACTGCCACTTCTGCCCATAGTAATACCCACACCACGCATAATGCCGCCCCCAACTCCGCACATAATCCTCCCCATTATCATACACCGCCACCCCCTTATACCGATCCAACACCCGCGCCCCCCCATCCCCATACACACTAAAATACTTCCACCACACCCAAAAACCAATCCACCCCAACCCCACCAATCCAAAAACCAACAACCCCTTTCTCATCCCCTCCACACTACCTCTCCCCCATCCATCCGCAAAACAAAAAACTCCCATTTCAACACAAACTCTGGCATACACATCCCCCACCCTCTCACCCATCCGCTCCCACTACCGTGAAACGCAAATCCCCGCCCCGACCGCAACCTCACACCCCTCGAAAAAATACCGCCTCCCT comes from the Candidatus Methylacidiphilales bacterium genome and includes:
- a CDS encoding CHAP domain-containing protein yields the protein MGERVGDVYARVCVEMGVFCFADGWGRGSVEGMRKGLLVFGLVGLGWIGFWVWWKYFSVYGDGGARVLDRYKGVAVYDNGEDYVRSWGRHYAWCGYYYGQKWQCVEFVKRFFYQAKGHRMPEVMGHAIDFWDEEVEDGGMNEARGLRQYRNGGAVAPAADDLLVVAWTRYGHVAVISEVNRGAGYVEVVQQNVRGRTRERWAYRVEAGQHWVGEEGEVVGWMRKEDYREGERGDGGWGGGRVVRGGGE